A stretch of the Paramormyrops kingsleyae isolate MSU_618 chromosome 16, PKINGS_0.4, whole genome shotgun sequence genome encodes the following:
- the rpl31 gene encoding large ribosomal subunit protein eL31, with translation MAPIKKGGEKKKGRSAINEVVTREYTINIHKRIHGIGFKRRAPRAIKEIRKFAMKEMGTPDVRIDTRLNKAVWTKGVRNVPYRIRVRLSRKRNEDEDSPNKLYTLVTYVPVTTFKGMQTVNVDEN, from the exons ATGGCTCCAATTAAGAAAGGCGGCGAGAAAAAGAAGGGACGCTCGGCTATCAACGAAGTGGTGACCAGGGAATACACGATCAACATCCACAAGCGCATCCATGGCAT CGGTTTCAAGAGGCGGGCGCCACGTGCCATTAAGGAGATCCGCAAGTTTGCCATGAAGGAAATGGGAACCCCCGACGTCCGCATCGATACGCGCCTCAACAAGGCCGTGTGGACCAAAGGCGTGAG gaacGTGCCGTACCGCATACGCGTTCGACTGTCCAGAAAGCGCAATGAAGATGAGGATTCTCCCAACAAGCTGTACACCCTCGTCACGTATGTCCCTGTCACAACATTCAAAG gcaTGCAGACAGTCAATGTTGATGAGAATTAG
- the LOC140578592 gene encoding E3 SUMO-protein ligase ZBED1-like, producing MQNEKDEELHGWLKGHFKYKRDASGAIDKTKVIFVDRQIPCNKHRSSSSLKYHLNSKHVLASSVVTSPPAATVSKLRQTTLTETSHRKLSKSTSQSLTNAISKWIAMDCRPVNVVEDKGLMDAFRIASSDTTYTLPSRGTVLSRINQLYDTEKISKRDNLAHANHVALTGDHWTSISNHNYLGVTAHIIDCDWKLTSFALTVLKSVTRHYSDACAEQFLTVADDWGIQEKVTTVRTDSARNMVAVARKLPFHHMPCAAHILQRTITVCLSDSGFADTMTKCRKIVAHFKHSPANTEELHQQQISLGQQKEQLIQDVSTRWNSSLDMITRLLRNEEAVKTTLAQQKHKLVMLTASEWDKLQNLLEPCKYVTELLGGEAYVSCSVVLPAFCHLHHVMRVSDEDPAYVARFKTAFSKDLAEHQADMNGEWLKLASGLDPRFKDLKCLSRGEREQVWSSLEKILEEGGLSANTPQPCEKHEPAKKKRILLLGSDSDSEEENHHSNALHHYRAEPSIAMDQCPLEWWSAHATLSSFARKYLATPATTVPCERLFSLAGTAVQNKRASLNSENVNKLVCLSNWLKEK from the exons ATGCAAAACGAAAAAGACGAAGAACTGCATGGCTGGCTAAAGGGCCATTTTAAGTACAAAAGAGATGCTAGTGGAGCCATTGATAAAACCAAAGTCATTTTCGTTGATAGGCAAATTCCTTGCAACAAACATCGAAGCAGTTCTAGTTTGAAATACCACCTGAACTCAAAGCATGTTTTAGCGAGCTCAGTAGTCACCTCACCTCCGGCTGCGACAGTCAGCAAGCTCCGCCAAACCACGCTGACTGAGACGAGTCACCGCAAATTAAGTAAGTCTACATCGCAATCATTAACAAATGCGATATCTAAATGGATTGCAATGGACTGTAGGCCAGTTAATGTTGTGGAAGACAAGGGGCTTATGGATGCATTTCGAATCGCTTCCTCCGACACAACCTACACACTACCGTCAAGAGGTACAGTACTTTCGAGAATAAATCAGCTGTATGACACAGAAAAAATATCAAAACGGGACAACTTAGCTCATGCTAACCATGTGGCCCTAACCGGAGATCACTGGACGTCGATCAGTAATCACAACTATCTAGGTGTTACTGCGCACATCATCGATTGTGATTGGAAACTTACGTCCTTCGCGTTAACTGTGCTGAAGTCAGTCACACGGCACTATTCTGATGCATGTGCCGAACAGTTTCTAACAGTGGCTGACGACTGGGGAATCCAGGAAAAGGTGACCACAGTCAGAACTGACAGCGCACGCAACATGGTCGCAGTGGCAAGAAAGCTTCCCTTTCATCACATGCCGTGCGCTGCCCATATATTACAGCGGACCATTACGGTTTGCCTCTCTGATAGTGGATTCGCGGATACAATGACAAAGTGTCGCAAAATTGTTGCACATTTTAAGCACAGCCCTGCTAATACAGAAGAACTTCATCAACAACAAATTTCACTAGGACAACAGAAAGAGCAACTGATACAAGACGTGTCAACGAGGTGGAACTCGTCACTCGATATGATCACCCGTCTCTTACGGAATGAAGAGGCTGTTAAGACTACTCTGGCCCAACAGAAACACAAGCTAGTCATGCTCACTGCATCTGAGTGGGACAAACTGCAGAACCTTCTTGAACCATGCAA GTATGTCACTGAACTCCTTGGGGGTGAGGCTTATGTCTCCTGCTCTGTAGTGCTTCCTGCATTCTGCCACCTTCACCATGTAATGAGAGTCTCTGATGAGGATCCAGCCTATGTGGCTAGGTTCAAGACTGCCTTCAGCAAGGATCTTGCCGAACACCAAGCTGACATGAATGGAGAATGGCTAAAACTAGCTTCAGGACTTGATCCACGTTTTAAGGACTTGAAGTGCCTAtcaagaggagagagagaacaggTGTGGTCTAGCCTTGAGAAAATACTGGAGGAAGGAGGACTCAGCGCAAATACTCCACAGCCTTGTGAGAAACATGAGCCAGCTAAGAAGAAGAGAATCCTCCTGCTGGGTTCAGACTCTGATTCAGAGGAAGAAAATCACCATAGCAATGCTTTACATCATTACAGAGCTGAGCCCAGTATTGCAATGGATCAGTGTCCTCTAGAGTGGTGGTCAGCTCATGCCACACTGTCTTCCTTTGCTCGCAAATATTTGGCCACCCCTGCAACCACAGTACCATGCGAAAGACTTTTCTCACTGGCTGGCACTGCTGTGCAGAATAAAAGGGCATCTTTAAACTCAGAAAATGTGAACAAGTTAGTCTGTCTTAGCAACTGGTTAAAAGAGAAATAA